One Pseudomonas sp. HOU2 genomic window carries:
- a CDS encoding transporter associated domain-containing protein has protein sequence MDGLPIGPMLAVFVLLILWSGLFTAVEIAQQHLLAQRTASRASDKPLAKLSFPLDSLILCNTLCRALAVVIATLLAIFLCEENGPWAACLGAGAVLLVFADYFPRTVAQRYPDAVLSFGNTLLAVPLKILYPLAWLLSRISGLLLRPFARKPQVVQQSEDEEPADPDNDPEHPSRTHPVSGIHALDNITVNDILVPRSDVDGINLDDSIEAIIEQLRQNKRTRLPVFHSDINQVEAVLNTRQIRHLLNDGQLTREALLAASYEPYFVPESTPLQLQLLNFHKQQRRLGMVVDEYGEVLGIVTLEDILEEIVGEFESEHSLDNPHIHPQPDGRMVIDGTASIRELNKCLGWHLPSDGPKTLNGLVTEALETIPDSAVCLKIGRYRLEILETEDNRVSKVLIWHTSAVPAKV, from the coding sequence ATGGACGGTTTGCCCATAGGGCCGATGCTCGCGGTATTTGTCCTGCTGATCTTATGGTCGGGGCTGTTTACCGCCGTCGAAATCGCGCAGCAGCACTTGCTGGCGCAACGCACCGCCTCGCGCGCCAGCGATAAGCCGCTGGCGAAGCTGAGCTTCCCGCTCGACAGTCTGATCCTGTGCAACACCCTGTGCCGCGCCCTCGCGGTGGTCATTGCCACACTGCTGGCAATCTTCCTTTGCGAAGAAAACGGCCCGTGGGCCGCCTGCCTCGGCGCCGGTGCCGTGTTGCTGGTGTTTGCCGACTACTTTCCGCGCACCGTGGCCCAACGCTATCCGGATGCAGTACTGTCGTTCGGCAATACCCTGCTGGCCGTTCCGCTGAAGATCCTTTACCCGCTGGCCTGGCTGCTGAGTCGCATCAGCGGTCTGCTGCTGCGTCCCTTCGCGCGCAAACCCCAGGTGGTGCAGCAAAGTGAAGACGAAGAACCTGCCGACCCTGATAACGATCCGGAACACCCGTCTCGCACCCACCCGGTCTCAGGAATCCATGCGCTGGACAACATCACGGTCAATGACATTCTGGTGCCACGCAGCGATGTCGACGGCATCAACCTCGACGACTCGATCGAAGCGATCATCGAACAACTGCGCCAGAACAAACGCACACGCCTGCCGGTGTTCCACAGCGACATCAACCAGGTCGAAGCGGTGCTCAACACCCGGCAGATCCGCCACCTGCTCAACGATGGCCAACTGACCCGCGAAGCGTTGCTGGCCGCCAGCTACGAACCGTACTTCGTCCCGGAAAGCACGCCGCTGCAACTGCAACTGCTGAATTTCCACAAGCAGCAACGCCGCTTGGGCATGGTGGTGGACGAGTACGGCGAAGTGCTGGGCATCGTCACCCTGGAAGACATTCTCGAAGAAATCGTCGGCGAATTCGAAAGCGAGCACAGCCTCGACAACCCGCACATCCATCCGCAGCCAGACGGGCGCATGGTGATCGACGGCACTGCGTCGATCCGCGAGCTGAACAAATGCCTGGGCTGGCATTTGCCGAGCGACGGGCCGAAAACCCTCAACGGTCTGGTGACCGAGGCGCTGGAGACCATTCCGGACAGCGCGGTGTGTTTGAAGATCGGGCGTTATCGGCTGGAGATTCTCGAGACCGAGGACAACCGGGTGAGCAAGGTGCTGATCTGGCATACGAGCGCGGTGCCCGCCAAGGTTTAA
- the ccsA gene encoding cytochrome c biogenesis protein CcsA, with amino-acid sequence MLPLSPSLLTTIAAALLYAAATLYQGTRLASGAKANKRLLVTLGILAVLAHSASLLTHLLTPIGLGLDFFSAASLIAAAVIALTLLACSRIPVENLLVLLFPLGAATVLLAQFAPAGTVQIIDEEPGILAHILLSILAYGMFTIAVFQALLLLVQDHQLKHKHPSGLIKNFPPLQTMESLLFGFLWAGWTLLSLSLISGWLFVENLFAQHLVHKTLLACLAWIVFSVLLWGRNRLGWRGHKAIRWTLAGFCLLMLAYFGSKLVREYILHI; translated from the coding sequence ATGCTCCCCTTGTCACCCAGTTTGCTGACTACCATCGCCGCCGCGCTTCTTTATGCCGCTGCGACCCTTTATCAGGGCACCCGCCTGGCCTCCGGCGCCAAGGCGAACAAGCGCCTGCTGGTTACGCTCGGCATCCTCGCCGTGCTGGCCCACAGCGCCAGCCTGCTCACTCACCTGCTGACGCCGATCGGCCTGGGCCTGGACTTCTTCAGCGCCGCCAGCCTGATCGCCGCGGCCGTCATCGCCCTGACACTGCTGGCCTGCTCGCGGATCCCGGTGGAAAACCTGCTGGTGCTGCTGTTCCCGCTCGGCGCGGCGACGGTGCTGCTGGCGCAGTTCGCCCCGGCCGGCACGGTACAGATCATCGACGAAGAGCCGGGCATCCTCGCCCACATCCTGCTGTCGATCCTCGCCTACGGCATGTTCACCATCGCGGTGTTCCAGGCCTTGCTGCTGCTGGTGCAGGATCACCAGCTCAAGCACAAGCACCCTTCGGGTCTGATCAAGAACTTCCCGCCGCTGCAAACCATGGAAAGCCTGTTGTTCGGCTTCCTCTGGGCCGGCTGGACGCTGCTGTCGCTGTCGCTGATCTCCGGTTGGCTGTTCGTCGAGAACCTGTTCGCCCAGCATCTGGTGCACAAGACCCTGCTGGCGTGCCTGGCCTGGATCGTGTTCAGCGTGCTGCTGTGGGGCCGCAATCGCCTCGGCTGGCGTGGCCACAAGGCGATTCGCTGGACCCTCGCCGGTTTCTGCCTGCTGATGTTGGCGTATTTCGGCAGCAAACTGGTTCGTGAATATATCCTGCACATCTGA
- the ffh gene encoding signal recognition particle protein, with the protein MFENLTDRLSQTLRHVTGKAKLTEDNIKDTLREVRMALLEADVALPVVKDFVNSVKERAVGTEVSRSLTPGQAFVKIVQAELESLMGAANEDLNLSAVPPAVILMAGLQGAGKTTTAGKLARFLKERKKKSVMVVSADIYRPAAIKQLETLANDIGVTFFPSDLSQKPVDIATAAIKEAKLKFIDVVIVDTAGRLHIDEEMMGEIKALHAAINPVETLFVVDAMTGQDAANTAKAFGDALPLTGVILTKVDGDARGGAALSVRAITGKPIKFIGMGEKSEALDPFHPERIASRILGMGDVLSLIEQAEATLDKDKADKLAKKLKKGKGFDLEDFRDQLQQMKNMGGLGGLMDKLPSIGGVNLSQMGNAQNAAEKQFKQMEAIINSMTPAERRDPELISGSRKRRIAMGSGTQVQDIGRLIKQHKQMQKMMKKFTAKGGMAKMMRGMGGMLPGGGMPKM; encoded by the coding sequence ATGTTTGAAAACTTAACCGACCGTCTCTCGCAGACGCTGCGCCATGTCACCGGCAAGGCCAAGCTGACTGAAGACAATATCAAAGACACCCTGCGCGAAGTGCGCATGGCGTTGCTCGAAGCCGACGTCGCCCTGCCGGTGGTCAAGGACTTCGTCAATTCGGTCAAGGAGCGCGCTGTCGGCACCGAGGTGTCGCGCAGCCTGACGCCGGGCCAGGCATTCGTGAAGATCGTCCAGGCCGAACTCGAAAGCCTGATGGGTGCGGCCAACGAAGACTTGAACCTGAGCGCCGTGCCGCCCGCCGTCATTCTGATGGCCGGTCTGCAGGGTGCGGGTAAAACCACCACCGCCGGCAAACTCGCGCGCTTCCTTAAAGAGCGCAAGAAGAAGTCGGTGATGGTCGTGTCGGCGGACATCTACCGTCCGGCTGCGATCAAACAGCTGGAAACCCTGGCCAACGACATCGGCGTGACGTTCTTTCCGTCCGATCTGAGCCAGAAGCCGGTCGACATCGCGACTGCTGCTATTAAAGAAGCAAAACTGAAATTCATCGACGTGGTCATCGTCGACACCGCCGGCCGTCTGCACATCGACGAAGAGATGATGGGCGAGATCAAGGCGCTGCACGCCGCGATCAACCCGGTGGAAACCCTGTTCGTGGTCGACGCCATGACCGGTCAGGACGCCGCCAACACGGCCAAGGCCTTCGGTGATGCGCTGCCGCTGACCGGGGTGATCCTGACCAAAGTCGACGGCGATGCCCGTGGCGGTGCCGCACTGTCGGTACGCGCAATCACCGGCAAGCCGATCAAGTTCATCGGTATGGGCGAGAAGAGCGAAGCGCTCGATCCGTTCCACCCTGAGCGTATCGCTTCGCGGATCCTCGGCATGGGCGACGTGCTCAGCCTGATCGAACAGGCTGAAGCGACCCTCGACAAGGACAAGGCCGACAAGCTGGCCAAGAAGCTGAAGAAGGGCAAGGGCTTCGACCTCGAAGACTTCCGCGATCAGCTGCAACAGATGAAGAACATGGGCGGCCTCGGCGGCCTCATGGACAAGCTGCCGAGCATCGGCGGCGTCAATCTGTCGCAGATGGGCAATGCCCAGAACGCCGCAGAGAAGCAGTTCAAGCAGATGGAAGCCATCATCAACTCCATGACCCCGGCCGAGCGCCGCGACCCTGAGCTGATCAGCGGTTCGCGCAAGCGCCGGATCGCCATGGGTTCCGGCACTCAGGTGCAGGACATCGGTCGCTTGATCAAGCAGCACAAGCAGATGCAGAAGATGATGAAGAAGTTCACCGCCAAAGGCGGAATGGCGAAAATGATGCGCGGCATGGGCGGTATGTTGCCCGGCGGCGGCATGCCGAAAATGTGA
- the rpsP gene encoding 30S ribosomal protein S16, with amino-acid sequence MLTIRLALGGSKKRPFYHLTVTDSRNPRDGSHKEQVGFFNPVARGQEIRLSVNQERVAYWLSVGAQPSERVAQLLKESAKAAA; translated from the coding sequence ATGCTAACAATCCGTCTTGCCCTTGGCGGCTCCAAAAAGCGCCCGTTTTACCACCTGACCGTAACCGACTCGCGTAACCCGCGTGACGGCTCCCACAAAGAACAGGTTGGCTTCTTCAACCCTGTTGCCCGTGGTCAGGAAATCCGTCTGTCCGTGAACCAAGAGCGCGTAGCCTACTGGCTGAGCGTTGGTGCACAGCCATCTGAGCGTGTTGCTCAGTTGCTGAAGGAATCTGCCAAGGCTGCAGCCTGA
- the rimM gene encoding ribosome maturation factor RimM (Essential for efficient processing of 16S rRNA) codes for MSATPEKADDLIVVGKIFSVHGVRGEVKVFSFTDPIENLLDYRNWTLRREGVVKQVELVSGRSTQKDLVAKLKGLDDRDEARLLSGYEICISRSLLPNLTGDEYYWYQLQGLSVINQDEQLFGKVDHLLETGANDVLVVKPCAGSLDDRERLLPYTEQCVLTIDLDAGVMRVEWDADF; via the coding sequence ATGAGCGCGACGCCAGAAAAAGCTGATGACCTGATCGTTGTCGGCAAGATTTTTTCGGTTCACGGCGTTCGCGGCGAGGTGAAGGTCTTTTCCTTTACCGATCCGATTGAAAACCTGTTGGACTACCGCAACTGGACGCTTCGGCGCGAAGGCGTGGTGAAACAGGTCGAGCTGGTCAGCGGCCGATCCACTCAAAAGGATCTGGTTGCCAAGCTCAAAGGCCTCGACGATCGCGATGAAGCCCGTCTTCTGAGCGGTTACGAGATTTGCATCTCGCGAAGCCTTTTGCCCAACCTGACAGGCGACGAGTACTACTGGTACCAGTTGCAGGGTCTGAGCGTCATCAACCAGGACGAGCAATTGTTCGGCAAGGTTGATCACCTGTTGGAGACCGGCGCGAACGATGTATTGGTGGTCAAGCCCTGCGCGGGCAGCCTGGATGATCGTGAGCGGTTGTTGCCCTATACAGAGCAATGCGTGCTGACAATCGATCTGGATGCAGGCGTGATGCGGGTGGAATGGGACGCGGACTTCTAA
- the trmD gene encoding tRNA (guanosine(37)-N1)-methyltransferase TrmD, with amino-acid sequence MASLRVDVITLFPEMFSAISEYGITSRAVKQGLLQLTCWNPRDYTTDRHHTVDDRPFGGGPGMVMKIKPLEDALVQAKAAAGEAAKVIYLSPQGRQLTQSAVRELAKSDALILIAGRYEGIDERFIEAHVDEEWSIGDYVLSGGELPAMVMIDAVTRLLPGALGHADSAEEDSFTDGLLDCPHYTRPEVYADQRVPDVLLSGNHAHIRRWRLQQSLGRTYERRADLLESRSLSGEEKKLLEEYIRERDDS; translated from the coding sequence ATGGCCAGCCTGCGCGTAGACGTCATAACGTTGTTCCCCGAGATGTTCTCGGCCATCAGTGAGTACGGCATTACCAGTCGTGCGGTCAAACAGGGGCTGTTGCAGTTGACCTGTTGGAATCCGCGGGATTACACGACGGATCGGCATCACACTGTGGACGATCGCCCGTTTGGCGGTGGTCCGGGCATGGTGATGAAGATCAAGCCCCTGGAAGATGCTCTGGTTCAGGCCAAGGCAGCAGCCGGGGAGGCGGCGAAGGTGATTTACCTGTCCCCCCAAGGCCGTCAACTGACTCAGTCGGCGGTACGCGAGTTGGCAAAATCGGATGCATTGATCCTGATTGCCGGCCGCTATGAAGGCATTGACGAGCGCTTTATTGAGGCTCATGTCGATGAAGAGTGGTCGATTGGTGACTATGTACTGTCTGGCGGCGAGCTGCCGGCCATGGTCATGATCGATGCGGTTACACGACTGCTGCCCGGAGCTTTAGGGCATGCGGATTCCGCTGAGGAAGATTCCTTTACGGATGGTCTGCTGGATTGCCCGCACTACACCCGACCTGAGGTGTATGCGGATCAGCGTGTTCCCGACGTGTTGCTGAGTGGCAATCACGCGCATATCCGGCGTTGGCGTTTACAGCAGTCCCTTGGTCGGACCTATGAACGACGCGCCGATCTTCTGGAAAGCCGCTCGCTTTCTGGAGAAGAGAAGAAGCTGCTCGAGGAATACATCCGCGAGCGGGACGATAGTTAA
- the rplS gene encoding 50S ribosomal protein L19 has product MTNKIILALEAEQMTKEIPTFAPGDTIVVQVKVKEGDRSRLQAFEGVVIAKRNRGVNSAFTVRKISNGVGVERTFQTYSPQIDSMAVKRRGDVRKAKLYYLRDLSGKAARIKEKLA; this is encoded by the coding sequence ATGACCAACAAAATCATCCTTGCACTCGAAGCAGAGCAGATGACCAAAGAAATCCCTACCTTTGCCCCGGGCGACACCATTGTCGTTCAGGTGAAAGTGAAGGAAGGCGATCGTTCCCGTCTGCAAGCGTTCGAAGGCGTTGTAATCGCCAAGCGCAACCGCGGCGTGAACAGTGCGTTCACCGTTCGTAAAATCTCCAACGGTGTTGGCGTAGAACGTACTTTCCAGACCTACTCCCCGCAGATCGACAGCATGGCTGTCAAACGTCGCGGTGACGTACGTAAAGCCAAGCTGTACTACCTGCGCGACCTGTCGGGTAAAGCAGCTCGCATCAAGGAAAAACTGGCTTAA
- a CDS encoding acyl-CoA thioesterase: MTTRDQEIQRRTELSVTRVTKAVFPPTTNHHNTLFGGTALAWMDEVSFITATRFCRLPLVTVSTDRIDFNHAIPAGSIVELVGEVIKVGNTSLKVEVEVFVESMSCDGREKAIHGQFSFVAIDDDKRPVPVLPGFPA, from the coding sequence ATGACCACCCGCGACCAGGAAATCCAGCGCCGCACCGAACTCTCGGTAACCCGCGTAACCAAAGCCGTCTTCCCGCCGACCACCAACCACCACAACACCCTGTTCGGCGGCACCGCCCTGGCATGGATGGACGAAGTGTCGTTCATCACCGCCACCCGCTTCTGCCGTTTGCCGCTGGTAACGGTGTCCACCGATCGCATCGACTTCAATCACGCGATCCCGGCTGGTTCCATCGTCGAGTTGGTCGGCGAAGTGATCAAGGTCGGCAACACCAGCCTCAAGGTCGAGGTGGAAGTGTTCGTGGAAAGCATGAGCTGTGATGGGCGTGAGAAAGCGATTCATGGGCAGTTCAGCTTTGTCGCCATCGACGATGACAAGCGGCCGGTGCCGGTGCTGCCTGGGTTTCCTGCCTGA
- a CDS encoding sodium:proton antiporter, protein MNEQQILLAFGGIGVAALGCQWLAWRLKLPAILFLLLTGILAGPVLGWLDPQEMFGPLLMPLVSLAVALILFEGSLTLHLSEWREIGSVVHRLVTLGALTTWVVIAVATHFLLGFDWLLAILFGSLTLVTGPTVIVPMLRVVRPKASIANILRWEGIVIDPIGALLAVVVYSFIIARAEGNGLEQSLLTFGGVIVCGSVFGVVGGWVLGTVIRRQWLPEYLHNLASLAAVLGIFIASNQVMHESGLLAVTLMGMWLANMKGVDVRHILHFKENLSVLLISGLFILLAARLDLHALIGLGPLVLILLLVIQLIARPLNVLLSTAGSSLSWRERALLCWIAPRGIVAAAVSAIFAIRLDQAGHEGALLLVPLTFAVIIGTVVLQSATARPLARLLNVAEPAPSGFLIVGANGPARLLGKSLQQLGSRVLLTDSSWENIRAARMEGLPTYFGNPASQHADAHLDLVGLGHLLALSPSGELNTLAAMRFRHDFGHQRLFGLASGQESRRSDKHRASLEHRGNQLGSEALTYAKLASLISNGAELYSTTLTDGFGWEDYQALHGNRATLLFMRDDSGWVHVVTPETALKPGSGWTLLALIQPESSSA, encoded by the coding sequence ATGAACGAGCAGCAAATTCTCTTGGCATTTGGCGGGATCGGCGTCGCTGCGCTGGGTTGCCAGTGGCTGGCGTGGCGCCTGAAGCTGCCGGCGATTCTGTTTCTGTTGCTGACCGGGATTCTCGCCGGACCGGTACTCGGCTGGCTCGACCCGCAGGAAATGTTTGGCCCGCTGCTGATGCCGCTGGTGTCGCTGGCGGTGGCGTTGATCCTGTTTGAAGGCAGTCTGACCCTGCACCTGTCGGAATGGCGCGAGATCGGCAGCGTCGTGCACCGGCTGGTGACCCTCGGTGCCCTCACCACATGGGTAGTGATCGCGGTCGCAACCCACTTCTTGCTCGGCTTCGACTGGCTGCTGGCGATCCTGTTCGGCAGCCTGACGCTGGTGACCGGGCCGACGGTGATCGTGCCGATGCTGCGGGTGGTGCGACCGAAAGCCTCGATCGCCAACATTCTGCGCTGGGAAGGCATCGTCATTGACCCGATCGGCGCCCTGCTCGCGGTGGTGGTCTACAGCTTCATCATTGCCCGCGCCGAGGGCAACGGCCTCGAACAGAGTCTGCTGACCTTCGGCGGCGTGATTGTTTGCGGCAGCGTGTTCGGGGTGGTCGGCGGCTGGGTGCTGGGCACCGTCATCCGGCGTCAGTGGTTGCCGGAATACCTGCACAACCTCGCCTCGCTGGCGGCGGTGCTGGGGATTTTCATTGCGTCCAATCAGGTGATGCACGAGTCCGGCCTGCTGGCGGTGACGCTAATGGGCATGTGGCTGGCGAACATGAAGGGCGTGGATGTGCGGCACATCCTGCACTTCAAGGAAAACCTCAGCGTGCTGCTGATTTCCGGACTGTTCATTCTGCTGGCGGCGCGGCTGGACCTGCATGCCTTGATCGGTCTCGGGCCGTTGGTGCTGATTCTGTTGCTGGTGATTCAGTTGATCGCGCGCCCGCTGAACGTGTTGTTGAGCACGGCCGGCTCCAGCCTGAGCTGGCGTGAACGCGCCCTGCTTTGCTGGATCGCCCCGCGCGGGATCGTGGCGGCGGCGGTGTCGGCGATTTTCGCGATTCGCCTGGATCAAGCCGGGCACGAAGGTGCGCTGCTGCTGGTGCCACTGACCTTCGCCGTGATCATCGGCACCGTGGTGCTGCAAAGCGCAACCGCTCGGCCACTGGCACGCTTGCTGAACGTCGCCGAACCGGCGCCGAGCGGCTTCCTGATCGTCGGCGCCAACGGCCCGGCGCGTCTGCTGGGCAAATCGTTGCAGCAACTGGGCAGTCGAGTGCTGCTGACCGATTCGAGTTGGGAAAATATTCGTGCGGCGCGCATGGAAGGTTTGCCGACGTATTTTGGCAATCCGGCTTCGCAGCATGCCGATGCGCATCTGGATCTGGTGGGTTTGGGTCACTTGCTCGCGCTGTCGCCTTCAGGCGAGCTGAACACTTTGGCGGCCATGCGTTTTCGCCATGACTTCGGTCATCAACGGCTGTTTGGCCTGGCCAGCGGTCAGGAAAGTCGTCGCAGTGACAAGCACCGGGCGAGTCTTGAGCATCGCGGCAATCAGCTGGGGAGCGAGGCGCTGACCTATGCCAAGCTGGCCAGCCTGATCAGCAATGGCGCCGAGTTGTACAGTACGACGCTGACGGACGGTTTTGGCTGGGAAGATTACCAGGCACTGCATGGCAATCGGGCGACCTTGCTGTTCATGCGTGACGACAGTGGCTGGGTGCATGTGGTGACGCCGGAGACGGCTTTGAAACCGGGATCCGGGTGGACGCTGTTGGCGTTGATTCAGCCTGAGAGCAGCAGCGCCTGA
- the xerD gene encoding site-specific tyrosine recombinase XerD, with translation MPAIDHPLIDQFLDALWLEKGLSDNTRGAYRSDLALFNGWLQEKNLELINAGRELILDHLSWRLEQNYKPRSTARFLSGVRGFYRYLLREKLISVDPTLRVDMPQLGRPLPKSLSEADVEALLKAPDLSEAIGQRDRAMLEVLYACGLRVTELVSLTLEQVNLRQGVLRVMGKGSKERLVPMGEEAIVWVERYMRDGRSELLGGRPSDVLFPSQRGEQMTRQTFWHRIKHWAKVAGIGKSLSPHTLRHAFATHLLNHGADLRVVQMLLGHSDLSTTQIYTHVARARLQDLHAKHHPRG, from the coding sequence ATGCCTGCCATCGACCATCCGCTGATTGACCAATTCCTCGACGCCCTGTGGCTGGAAAAAGGCCTGTCTGACAACACCCGCGGCGCCTACCGCAGCGATCTGGCGCTGTTCAACGGCTGGCTGCAGGAGAAAAACCTCGAGCTGATCAATGCCGGTCGCGAGTTGATCCTTGATCACCTGTCCTGGCGTCTGGAGCAGAACTACAAACCGCGCTCCACGGCCCGATTTCTTTCCGGGGTGCGTGGCTTTTATCGCTACCTGCTGCGGGAAAAGCTGATCAGCGTCGATCCGACCTTGCGCGTCGACATGCCGCAACTGGGCCGGCCGTTACCCAAGTCGTTGTCGGAAGCCGACGTCGAAGCGCTGCTCAAGGCACCGGATCTGAGCGAAGCCATCGGCCAGCGTGACCGCGCCATGCTGGAAGTGCTGTACGCCTGCGGCCTGCGGGTGACCGAACTGGTGAGCCTGACCCTGGAGCAGGTCAACCTGCGTCAGGGCGTGCTGCGGGTGATGGGCAAGGGCAGCAAGGAGCGCTTGGTGCCGATGGGCGAAGAGGCGATTGTCTGGGTCGAGCGCTACATGCGCGATGGCCGCAGCGAGCTGCTCGGCGGACGCCCCAGCGATGTGCTGTTCCCCAGCCAGCGCGGCGAGCAGATGACCCGCCAGACCTTCTGGCACCGCATCAAGCATTGGGCCAAGGTCGCCGGGATCGGCAAATCGCTGTCGCCGCACACACTGCGTCACGCGTTTGCCACGCACCTGCTCAACCACGGTGCCGATCTGCGGGTGGTGCAGATGCTGCTCGGCCATAGTGACCTGTCGACCACACAGATTTACACCCATGTGGCCCGGGCACGTCTGCAGGACCTTCACGCCAAGCACCACCCAAGAGGCTGA
- the dsbC gene encoding bifunctional protein-disulfide isomerase/oxidoreductase DsbC, protein MRLTQIFAAAAIALVSTFAVADDAADKAIRQSLEKLELEVPVESISASPLPGMYEVKLKGSRVLYASADGQYIVQGYLFQLKDGKPVNLTEKTERLGISKLINAIPVAETVVYPAVGETKSHITVFTDTTCPYCHKLHAEVPELNKRGIEVRYVAFPRQGLGSPGDEQLQAVWCSTDKKAAMDKMVDGKEIKAAKCANPVSKQFALGQSIGVNGTPAIVLADGQVIPGYQPAPQVAKLALGAK, encoded by the coding sequence ATGCGTCTGACCCAGATTTTCGCCGCCGCAGCCATTGCGTTGGTCAGCACCTTTGCCGTCGCCGATGACGCGGCCGACAAAGCCATTCGTCAAAGCCTGGAAAAACTCGAGCTCGAGGTTCCGGTAGAAAGCATCAGTGCCAGCCCGTTGCCGGGCATGTATGAAGTCAAGCTCAAGGGCAGCCGCGTGCTGTACGCCAGCGCCGACGGCCAGTACATCGTTCAGGGCTACCTGTTTCAGCTCAAGGACGGCAAACCGGTCAACCTGACCGAGAAGACCGAACGCCTGGGCATCTCCAAACTGATCAATGCCATTCCGGTGGCCGAAACCGTGGTTTACCCGGCCGTGGGCGAGACCAAATCGCACATCACCGTGTTCACCGACACCACCTGCCCGTACTGCCACAAGCTGCACGCCGAAGTGCCTGAGCTGAACAAGCGCGGCATCGAAGTGCGTTACGTGGCGTTCCCGCGTCAGGGCCTCGGCTCGCCGGGTGACGAACAACTGCAGGCCGTGTGGTGCTCGACCGACAAGAAAGCCGCCATGGACAAAATGGTCGATGGCAAAGAAATCAAGGCCGCCAAGTGCGCCAACCCGGTTTCCAAACAGTTCGCTTTGGGTCAGTCGATCGGCGTGAACGGCACACCGGCCATCGTTTTGGCCGACGGACAAGTCATTCCGGGCTACCAGCCGGCGCCACAAGTCGCCAAACTGGCGCTGGGCGCCAAGTAA
- a CDS encoding homoserine dehydrogenase, whose product MNPVKVGICGLGTVGGGTFNVLQRNAEEIARRAGRGIEVAQIATRTPKPQFQTTGIAITNDVFEVATNPEIDIVIELMGGYTVARELVLKAIENGKHVVTANKALIAVHGNEIFAKAREKGVIVAFEAAVAGGIPVIKAIREGLSANRINWVAGIINGTGNFILTEMRERGRTFEDVLAEAQALGYAEADPTFDVEGIDAAHKLTILASIAFGVPLQFDKAYTEGITKLTTADVNYAEALGYRIKHLGVARSTAAGIELRVHPTLIPADRLIANVNGVMNAVMVNGDAAGSTLFYGAGAGMEPTASSVIADLVDVVRAMTSDPENRVPHLAFQPDSLSAHPILPIEACESAYYLRIQAKDHPGVLAQVASILSERGINIESIMQKEVEEHDGLVPMILLTHRVVEQRINDAIAALEALAGVNGPVVRIRVEHLN is encoded by the coding sequence GTGAATCCGGTCAAAGTAGGCATCTGTGGGTTAGGGACCGTCGGTGGCGGTACCTTCAACGTACTTCAGCGCAACGCCGAGGAAATTGCTCGTCGTGCCGGGCGTGGGATTGAAGTGGCACAAATTGCCACGCGCACGCCAAAGCCTCAGTTCCAGACGACCGGTATTGCGATTACCAACGATGTCTTCGAAGTGGCCACGAACCCTGAGATCGACATCGTCATAGAGCTGATGGGCGGCTACACCGTTGCCCGCGAGCTGGTACTCAAGGCCATCGAGAATGGCAAGCATGTGGTCACCGCGAACAAGGCACTGATTGCCGTTCACGGTAATGAGATTTTTGCCAAGGCACGCGAGAAAGGCGTGATCGTGGCGTTCGAAGCGGCTGTGGCCGGTGGCATTCCGGTGATCAAGGCGATCCGTGAAGGCCTGTCCGCCAACCGCATCAACTGGGTCGCCGGGATCATCAACGGCACCGGCAACTTCATCCTCACCGAAATGCGCGAGAGGGGTCGCACCTTCGAAGACGTGCTGGCCGAAGCGCAAGCGCTGGGCTACGCCGAAGCCGATCCGACCTTCGACGTCGAAGGCATCGATGCGGCGCACAAGCTGACGATTCTGGCGTCGATCGCGTTCGGCGTTCCGCTGCAATTCGACAAGGCTTACACCGAAGGCATCACCAAGCTGACCACCGCCGACGTGAATTACGCCGAAGCGCTGGGCTACCGAATCAAGCACCTCGGTGTGGCGCGCAGCACCGCTGCCGGCATCGAGCTGCGCGTGCACCCGACGCTGATCCCGGCCGATCGTCTGATCGCCAACGTCAACGGCGTGATGAACGCGGTGATGGTCAACGGTGACGCCGCCGGTTCGACGCTGTTCTATGGCGCCGGTGCCGGCATGGAGCCGACCGCTTCGTCGGTGATCGCCGACCTGGTGGACGTGGTTCGCGCCATGACTTCCGATCCGGAAAACCGCGTACCGCACCTGGCCTTCCAGCCGGATTCGCTGTCAGCGCATCCGATCCTGCCGATCGAAGCCTGCGAAAGCGCCTACTACCTGCGCATCCAGGCCAAGGACCATCCGGGCGTACTGGCTCAGGTGGCGAGCATCCTCTCGGAGCGCGGCATCAACATCGAGTCGATCATGCAGAAGGAAGTCGAGGAACACGACGGCCTGGTGCCGATGATCCTGCTGACCCACCGCGTGGTCGAGCAGCGTATCAACGATGCGATCGCCGCCCTCGAAGCCCTGGCCGGCGTGAATGGTCCGGTTGTGCGGATCCGCGTCGAGCACCTGAACTAA